GTTTCTTTTTAATTTCTTCAGCTTCGTCTTTAGACGCGCCTTCTTTAATCGGTTTCGGAGCACCTTCTACCAAATCTTTAGCTTCTTTCAAGCCAAGACCTGTTATAGCTCTAACTTCTTTGATAACGTTGATTTTTTTGTCACCGGCAGTGGCAAGTATAACGTCAAATTCTGTCTTTTCAGCAGCAGCCTCAGCACCGGCAGCGGCACCAACGGCAGCAACCGCAACAGGAGCAGCGGCAGAAACTCCCCACTTTTCCTCAAGTAGTTTTGAAAGCTCAGCGGCCTCCAATACTGTCAAACCAGATAGTTCATCAACAATTTTTGCTAAATCAGCCATTTTTACATCCTCGTAAATTTATAAAATAAAATAGTTAAATATGGTAAAAAACGTAATACTTATAAGCTAATCATCAAACACATATAAGTTACATAATTACTCTGCTTGCTGCGAACGAGCATTCAATACTCTCGCTATTTGTCCGGCAGGAGCCTGAACAACTCCGGCTATACGTGTAGCCGGGGTATTTATCATACCAACGATTTTCGCACGCAATTCGTCTAGCGAAGGTAGTTTTGCCAGTGA
This genomic window from Pseudomonadota bacterium contains:
- the rplL gene encoding 50S ribosomal protein L7/L12, encoding MADLAKIVDELSGLTVLEAAELSKLLEEKWGVSAAAPVAVAAVGAAAGAEAAAEKTEFDVILATAGDKKINVIKEVRAITGLGLKEAKDLVEGAPKPIKEGASKDEAEEIKKKLEAAGATVEVK